The Longimicrobiales bacterium genome has a window encoding:
- a CDS encoding MBL fold metallo-hydrolase: MRDIAVPDVLRSKRDERGRFVLPWPLDQEPTRGLRDMARWYRDRMRDGVPPNPPVTAFEVIEPDVAVPRNSTDELRLTWVGHATFLVQLAGMTILTDPIWSRRASPVGWAGPSRLVPPALAFDSLPAVDVVVLSHDHYDHLDSRTVRRLQARFGDGITWVTPLGYAPWLRGFDVRNVVELDWWDAAHVATPGGVLHVRATPAQHWTKRSPFSERTRLWAGFVLSADAGSGVYFCGDTGYFDGFTAIGGLGPFAASLLPIGAYEPRWFMKPAHMNPEEAVRAYSELGDGGLFVGMHHATFRLTDEQPFEPAARTQTAWSRRGLPPERLWVPRHGETRILPLR, translated from the coding sequence GTGAGGGATATCGCTGTACCGGACGTGCTCCGCTCGAAACGTGATGAGCGCGGCCGTTTCGTTCTGCCCTGGCCGCTCGACCAGGAACCTACCCGCGGTCTTCGCGACATGGCGCGCTGGTATCGAGACCGCATGCGCGACGGCGTTCCGCCGAACCCTCCCGTCACCGCATTCGAGGTGATCGAGCCGGACGTCGCGGTACCGCGCAACAGCACGGACGAGCTGCGCCTCACGTGGGTCGGGCACGCCACGTTCCTGGTGCAGCTGGCCGGCATGACTATCCTCACCGATCCGATATGGAGCCGCCGCGCCTCGCCGGTCGGCTGGGCCGGGCCGTCCCGCCTGGTGCCGCCGGCTCTCGCCTTCGACTCGCTACCGGCCGTCGATGTGGTGGTGCTCTCGCATGACCATTACGATCATCTCGACAGCCGAACCGTGCGCAGACTCCAGGCGCGATTCGGTGACGGGATCACGTGGGTCACGCCGCTCGGATACGCACCGTGGCTGCGCGGCTTCGATGTGCGCAATGTCGTGGAGCTCGACTGGTGGGACGCCGCGCACGTGGCCACACCGGGCGGAGTGCTGCACGTCCGGGCTACGCCCGCCCAGCACTGGACGAAGCGCTCGCCCTTCAGCGAACGGACGCGGCTGTGGGCCGGATTCGTGCTGAGCGCGGACGCGGGCTCCGGTGTATACTTCTGCGGCGACACCGGCTACTTCGACGGATTCACCGCCATAGGCGGCCTCGGTCCGTTCGCCGCGTCCCTGCTGCCTATCGGTGCGTACGAGCCGCGCTGGTTCATGAAGCCCGCGCACATGAATCCGGAGGAGGCCGTGCGCGCCTACAGCGAGCTGGGCGACGGCGGGCTGTTCGTGGGCATGCACCACGCCACGTTCCGGCTGACGGACGAGCAGCCGTTCGAGCCTGCGGCGCGCACGCAGACGGCCTGGAGCCGGCGCGGCCTGCCGCCTGAACGTCTCTGGGTGCCGCGCCACGGCGAGACGCGCATCCTGCCGCTCCGCTGA
- a CDS encoding AAA family ATPase, whose translation MLASEALSDLELLIRSRYGLIHIDTVEEERTELLLRHVSDRLTLPFFTWSRTRGLCRDGHANGVYETQDPAQALAHIVSSQMAGLYMFPAFEGLAGNELIVHRLKEVAAELGSRRGALVLTGTSLDLHESVRRLIAVMPLPEPGPEEFRRLIEHIARDIGRKDPVAVQLSEQDESRLLGSLRGLSLLEAEKVLTKAMVEDHRLTADDIVHVIDAKKQIVEREGVLEYYPAEESLAEVADLAGLKGWLRKRRNILNDPVRAAEFGLTFPKGLLLIGVPGCGKSLCARAVATEWGLPLLRLDTGSLYNKFIGETENNFRRAMRTAERLAPCVLFIDELEKAFAAGGSDDGGVSMRVLGTFLSWLQDRKQDVFVVATANDVSRLPPEFLRKGRFDETFFVDLPDPETRTEILRIHLKRRGQDPDAFRLDLVTTATHAFSGAEVEQVIVSALYTAFNDGGALSTEHLLREAAATRPLAVMMAEKITALREWAKDRTVPAN comes from the coding sequence ATGCTGGCGAGCGAAGCCCTCTCCGATCTCGAGCTGCTGATCCGGTCGCGGTACGGTCTCATCCATATCGACACTGTCGAGGAGGAGCGCACGGAGCTTCTCCTCAGGCATGTATCCGATCGCCTCACCCTGCCGTTCTTCACCTGGTCGCGGACACGTGGGCTGTGCCGCGACGGTCACGCGAACGGCGTCTACGAGACGCAGGACCCTGCGCAGGCACTCGCCCACATCGTCAGCTCGCAGATGGCAGGGCTGTACATGTTCCCGGCGTTCGAAGGGCTCGCCGGCAACGAGCTCATCGTGCACCGGCTGAAGGAGGTCGCGGCGGAGCTCGGCAGCCGCCGCGGCGCACTCGTCCTCACCGGCACGTCGCTCGATCTGCACGAATCAGTTCGCAGGCTGATCGCCGTGATGCCACTGCCGGAGCCCGGCCCCGAGGAGTTTCGCAGACTGATCGAGCACATTGCGCGCGACATCGGCCGAAAGGACCCCGTGGCCGTTCAGCTCAGCGAGCAGGACGAGTCGCGGCTGCTCGGATCCCTGCGCGGACTGTCGCTGCTCGAGGCGGAAAAGGTGCTGACGAAGGCGATGGTCGAGGATCATCGCCTCACCGCCGATGACATCGTGCACGTCATCGATGCGAAGAAGCAGATCGTCGAGCGCGAGGGAGTCCTCGAGTATTACCCCGCGGAGGAATCGCTCGCGGAGGTAGCGGACCTCGCGGGACTCAAGGGCTGGCTGCGTAAGCGCCGCAACATTCTGAACGATCCGGTGCGTGCGGCGGAGTTCGGCCTCACGTTTCCGAAGGGCCTGCTGCTGATCGGCGTACCCGGCTGCGGCAAGAGCCTGTGCGCCCGCGCCGTAGCCACGGAATGGGGCCTGCCGCTGCTGCGCCTCGATACCGGCAGCCTCTACAACAAGTTCATCGGCGAGACCGAGAACAACTTCCGGCGCGCCATGCGGACCGCCGAGCGTCTCGCTCCCTGCGTCCTGTTCATCGATGAGCTCGAGAAGGCCTTCGCGGCCGGCGGCTCCGACGACGGCGGCGTGTCCATGCGCGTCCTCGGCACTTTTCTCTCCTGGCTCCAGGATCGGAAGCAGGACGTGTTCGTCGTCGCCACGGCCAATGACGTGTCGCGGCTGCCGCCCGAGTTCCTGCGCAAAGGGCGCTTCGATGAGACGTTCTTCGTCGACCTGCCCGACCCGGAAACCCGCACCGAAATCCTGCGCATCCATCTGAAGCGCCGCGGCCAGGATCCCGATGCGTTCCGTCTGGACCTCGTGACCACGGCGACCCACGCGTTCAGCGGTGCCGAAGTGGAACAGGTCATCGTCTCGGCACTCTACACCGCGTTCAACGACGGCGGCGCACTCAGTACCGAACACCTGCTCCGCGAAGCCGCCGCCACCCGCCCGCTCGCTGTGATGATGGCCGAGAAGATCACTGCACTCAGGGAATGGGCGAAGGACCGGACGGTGCCCGCCAATTAG
- a CDS encoding basic secretory protein-like protein: MSSRPGRGPALFYLLIVSLLLIDSSPAAAQYFGRQKVQYETFDWRIMETDHFDVHFYPAEQTVVQDAARMSERWYARLSRAFQHEFLKKPLIFYADHPDFQQTNTTWGQLTEGTGGFTDALRNRVVMPFTGTYFENDHVLGHELVHVFQYDLSSSAGGGGLQGLNRLPLWLIEGMAEYLSLGREDAHTAMWMRDAALRGELPTIRQLTTDTRFFPYRYGQALWAYVAGRYGDAAVTEVFRYATRAGFEVALERVLGVNSEQLSQDWITSIRATYLPLLAGRQRPEDAGDRVLHDDEPGAMNLAPAVSPDGRYVAFFGRRQIFTIDLYIADAVTGEIVTELTSPDRDEHFDALSFIQSAGSWSPDGQKFAFIVFAGGDNQIAIVDIASRDIERRFSVEGVGAVQTVAWSPDGSRIAFSGMAGGLSDLYVLDLGTGNVQQLTNDRYANIHPAWSPDGGSIAFATDAATDFSSLVYGEMRLAVVDVASRQTRILDLFPSGKHINPQYSPDGRDLYFLADPQGFTDLYRVELATNQLYQVTNLATGISGISKLSPAMSIAAGDGRVMFSVFENSGNNIYGLDASRTRGQPVDRTTPQIARAAVLPPVEAFGSGLVSDYLADPVTGLPTQRQFAIRDYDSKLSLEYIAPPTVGVGVSDFGGAGIAGGIGFLFGDMLGNKQVQAVVQANGSFKDIGGQAMYIDAENRWNYGAVIGHIPYLTGFQGLEREPGTNNLIYSQVLERIYIQQAQGMAQYPFSQTRRFEFNAGYTRYAFDREVIQYFFDPTGQVQIAPPIQQEIESPDALNFVEASAALVGDNSFFGLTSPVAGQRWRAEVSPTFGSLQYATLLADYRRYLFMRPLTVAFRGLHYGRYGKDADGLDSEGRRLLGEINVGYETLIRGYARESFENEECRTVDPDTQSGCPAFERLFGSRVAVANMELRIPVLGVSELGLINFPYLPLEVSPFVDVGLAWTADESPTLEFARTTDARVPVFSTGVSARANVLGYVILEAYYAYPFQRPDKGWHWGFSLSPGW, translated from the coding sequence ATGTCGTCGCGACCCGGGAGAGGCCCTGCCCTCTTCTACCTTTTGATCGTTTCCCTGCTCCTGATCGACAGCTCACCCGCAGCAGCGCAGTATTTCGGACGTCAGAAGGTGCAATACGAGACGTTCGACTGGCGGATCATGGAGACGGATCATTTCGATGTTCATTTCTATCCGGCGGAACAGACGGTCGTGCAGGATGCCGCCCGGATGTCCGAACGCTGGTATGCGCGGCTGTCGCGGGCGTTCCAGCACGAGTTTCTGAAGAAACCTCTCATTTTCTACGCCGACCATCCTGATTTCCAGCAGACGAACACGACGTGGGGCCAGCTGACGGAGGGAACGGGCGGGTTCACGGACGCACTGCGCAACCGCGTGGTGATGCCGTTCACGGGAACGTACTTCGAGAACGACCATGTACTGGGTCACGAGCTGGTGCACGTGTTCCAGTACGACCTCTCGTCGTCGGCGGGCGGCGGCGGCCTCCAGGGACTGAACCGGCTGCCGCTGTGGCTGATCGAGGGGATGGCGGAGTACCTGTCGCTGGGCCGTGAGGATGCGCATACGGCAATGTGGATGCGGGACGCGGCGCTGCGCGGCGAGCTGCCGACGATCCGACAGCTGACGACGGACACGCGCTTCTTCCCCTACCGCTACGGTCAGGCGCTGTGGGCCTACGTCGCCGGGCGCTACGGTGATGCCGCAGTGACCGAGGTGTTCCGCTATGCGACGCGTGCGGGCTTCGAGGTCGCGCTCGAGCGGGTGCTGGGTGTGAACAGCGAGCAGCTCTCGCAGGACTGGATCACATCGATACGGGCCACGTACCTGCCACTCCTCGCGGGACGGCAGCGTCCGGAGGATGCAGGCGACCGGGTGCTGCACGATGACGAGCCGGGCGCAATGAACCTGGCTCCGGCCGTCAGTCCGGATGGCCGGTATGTGGCGTTCTTCGGGCGCCGCCAGATCTTCACGATCGACCTCTACATCGCCGATGCGGTCACGGGCGAGATCGTGACGGAGCTGACGAGCCCGGACCGCGATGAGCACTTCGACGCGCTCAGCTTCATCCAGTCGGCGGGCTCGTGGTCGCCGGACGGACAGAAGTTCGCGTTCATCGTGTTTGCGGGCGGGGACAATCAGATTGCGATCGTCGACATTGCTTCGCGCGACATCGAGCGCCGCTTCTCGGTGGAAGGTGTGGGTGCGGTTCAGACGGTGGCGTGGTCGCCCGATGGGAGCCGCATCGCGTTCAGCGGCATGGCCGGCGGCCTGAGTGACCTGTACGTGCTCGACCTCGGTACAGGCAACGTGCAGCAGCTGACGAACGACCGGTACGCCAATATCCACCCGGCGTGGTCACCGGATGGCGGCTCCATCGCGTTTGCGACGGACGCGGCGACGGACTTCAGCTCACTCGTCTATGGCGAGATGCGGCTGGCAGTGGTGGATGTCGCGTCGCGACAGACGCGGATCCTCGATCTGTTCCCGTCGGGCAAACACATCAACCCGCAGTACTCGCCGGACGGACGTGATCTGTACTTCCTGGCGGACCCGCAGGGCTTCACGGATCTGTACCGGGTGGAGCTGGCGACGAACCAGCTCTACCAGGTGACGAACCTGGCGACGGGGATCAGCGGCATCAGCAAGCTGTCGCCGGCGATGTCGATCGCGGCCGGCGATGGCCGCGTGATGTTCTCGGTGTTCGAGAACTCCGGCAACAACATTTACGGGCTGGACGCGTCACGCACGCGCGGTCAGCCGGTGGACCGGACGACGCCGCAGATCGCGCGCGCTGCGGTGCTCCCGCCCGTCGAGGCGTTCGGCAGTGGCCTCGTGAGCGACTATCTGGCCGATCCCGTGACGGGTCTGCCGACGCAGCGGCAGTTCGCGATCCGCGACTACGACTCGAAGCTCAGCCTCGAATACATCGCACCCCCGACGGTAGGGGTCGGAGTGAGCGATTTCGGCGGCGCGGGGATCGCCGGCGGCATCGGCTTCCTGTTCGGCGACATGCTGGGCAACAAGCAGGTGCAGGCGGTGGTGCAGGCGAACGGCAGCTTCAAGGACATTGGCGGGCAGGCGATGTACATCGACGCCGAGAACCGGTGGAACTACGGCGCCGTCATCGGACACATTCCCTATCTGACCGGGTTCCAGGGCCTGGAGCGGGAGCCGGGCACGAACAACCTGATCTACAGCCAGGTCCTGGAGCGAATCTACATCCAGCAGGCGCAGGGGATGGCGCAGTACCCGTTCTCGCAGACCCGCCGCTTCGAGTTCAACGCCGGCTACACGCGCTACGCATTCGATCGCGAGGTCATCCAGTATTTCTTCGATCCGACCGGACAGGTGCAGATCGCGCCACCGATCCAGCAGGAGATAGAATCGCCGGACGCGCTGAACTTCGTCGAGGCCTCTGCCGCGCTGGTGGGAGACAACTCGTTCTTTGGTCTCACCTCACCCGTAGCAGGACAGAGGTGGCGCGCCGAGGTATCGCCCACATTTGGCTCGCTGCAGTACGCGACGCTGCTCGCCGACTACCGTCGGTACCTGTTCATGCGGCCGCTCACCGTGGCGTTCCGGGGGCTGCATTACGGCAGGTACGGCAAGGACGCGGACGGCCTCGACTCCGAAGGCCGGCGCCTGCTCGGCGAGATCAACGTGGGATATGAAACGCTTATCCGCGGCTATGCGCGCGAGTCGTTCGAGAACGAGGAGTGCAGGACCGTGGACCCCGATACGCAGAGCGGCTGCCCGGCGTTTGAGCGCCTGTTCGGCTCGCGGGTGGCCGTGGCGAACATGGAACTGCGCATTCCAGTGCTCGGTGTGTCCGAGCTCGGGCTCATCAACTTCCCCTACCTGCCACTGGAAGTGTCGCCGTTCGTCGACGTCGGCCTGGCGTGGACCGCGGACGAGAGCCCAACCCTCGAATTTGCACGCACCACCGACGCGCGTGTGCCGGTGTTCAGCACCGGTGTGAGCGCCCGCGCGAACGTGCTCGGTTACGTGATCCTGGAAGCGTACTACGCGTACCCGTTCCAGCGCCCCGACAAGGGCTGGCACTGGGGCTTCAGCCTGTCACCGGGCTGGTAG
- a CDS encoding ATP-binding protein has translation MERTQRWLRWLYTGRLVLATAIFVAALAQWFSPDGSPFETLVATIALLSALAVTAFGLWWVELRDEVPQRNFLYIQVLFDVLLVTAAVHVTGGPLSPFPPLYILVITAGALLLPLPGGMLIGALASMLFFADVVFLHPVEPALQDFMRIALFCVMAVAMAAVGDRLRRAGTALGAIESELHQLRVETGDILDGIDTALVTVDGEGRLMYMNTAAVKLLGIGSEDDVEVRPVLEDLERSAPGLGRLMRRTAATRVPVGRFEIRRNTPEGARYLSVRTTVLDRDDEPSVTAVIQDISEARQMDDLIHRAERLEAVAALGASLAHEIKNPLASIRSAAEQLGGSRLRSEDRETLNGLIVSETERLSRLLTEFMDFSRFDAQRWSSVDLGRVARDAIELVTRHPDRTDDLRIDFAWPDVPVVVDGDHDLLHRAVFNLVLNAVQHTGRDGVVTVEVDHPNGDMPPSVQLPKPVRLRVRDTGAGVSEEDIPRMFDPFFTRRSGGTGLGLALVHRAVEAHRGAILVDSPAGAGACFTIYLPAHAGRELGDGDRAS, from the coding sequence ATGGAGCGTACACAGCGCTGGCTGCGTTGGCTTTATACAGGCCGCCTCGTGCTGGCGACGGCGATTTTCGTCGCTGCGCTGGCGCAGTGGTTCAGCCCGGATGGCAGTCCGTTCGAGACGCTCGTGGCGACGATCGCGCTGCTGTCAGCGCTCGCGGTGACGGCGTTCGGCCTGTGGTGGGTGGAGCTGCGCGATGAGGTGCCGCAGCGGAATTTCCTGTACATCCAGGTCCTGTTCGACGTCCTGCTGGTCACGGCCGCGGTCCACGTGACGGGCGGTCCACTGAGCCCGTTCCCTCCGCTCTACATCCTGGTGATCACGGCTGGTGCGCTCCTGCTGCCGCTGCCCGGCGGCATGCTGATCGGCGCGCTGGCGAGCATGCTCTTCTTTGCGGATGTGGTGTTCCTGCATCCGGTCGAACCTGCGTTACAGGATTTCATGCGGATCGCGCTGTTCTGCGTGATGGCTGTGGCGATGGCGGCGGTGGGCGATCGGCTGCGGCGCGCGGGAACGGCGCTGGGCGCGATCGAGTCGGAGCTTCATCAGCTGCGGGTGGAGACGGGCGACATCCTGGACGGGATCGATACGGCGCTCGTGACGGTGGATGGGGAAGGTCGGCTGATGTACATGAACACGGCCGCGGTGAAGCTGCTGGGGATCGGGTCGGAGGACGACGTGGAGGTGCGGCCGGTGCTGGAGGACCTGGAGCGGAGCGCGCCGGGTCTCGGCCGGCTGATGCGCCGGACGGCGGCCACGCGGGTGCCGGTGGGTCGATTCGAGATCAGGAGAAACACGCCGGAGGGCGCCCGCTACCTGAGTGTGCGGACGACGGTCCTGGACCGGGATGACGAGCCGAGCGTGACGGCGGTGATCCAGGACATCAGCGAGGCGCGGCAGATGGATGACCTGATCCATCGGGCGGAGCGGCTCGAGGCGGTCGCTGCGCTGGGTGCCTCGCTGGCGCACGAGATCAAGAACCCGCTGGCTTCGATACGGAGCGCAGCGGAGCAGCTGGGCGGGTCGCGGCTGCGGTCGGAGGACCGGGAGACGTTGAACGGGCTGATCGTGTCGGAAACGGAGCGACTCAGCCGGCTGCTGACGGAGTTCATGGACTTCAGTCGTTTCGACGCACAGCGGTGGTCGAGCGTCGACCTGGGCAGGGTCGCGCGCGATGCGATCGAGCTCGTGACGCGGCATCCGGACCGGACGGACGACCTCCGCATCGACTTCGCGTGGCCGGACGTGCCGGTGGTGGTGGACGGGGATCACGACCTGCTGCATCGCGCCGTGTTCAACCTGGTGCTGAACGCGGTGCAGCATACCGGCCGGGACGGAGTGGTGACGGTGGAGGTCGACCATCCGAACGGTGACATGCCGCCGAGCGTGCAGCTGCCGAAGCCGGTGCGCCTGCGTGTGCGTGACACCGGCGCGGGCGTCAGCGAGGAGGACATCCCGCGCATGTTCGATCCGTTCTTCACGCGTCGCTCGGGGGGCACCGGGCTCGGGCTTGCGCTGGTGCACCGTGCGGTCGAGGCCCACCGCGGAGCGATTCTGGTAGACAGCCCCGCCGGGGCGGGGGCGTGCTTCACGATCTACTTGCCGGCGCATGCCGGCCGGGAGCTGGGTGATGGCGACAGAGCGAGTTGA
- a CDS encoding sigma-54 dependent transcriptional regulator, whose translation MATERVENGNGNGAGNGARVLIIDDERSILDTVQILLRGEGFDVETMQNPREALARIDDLAPDIVLTDIRMPGLSGLEVLAALREHDVEIPVILMTAQASLQSAVQAVNEGAFYYLQKPFSNAELVALVRRAAESRLLTRENKALKREIRRRDDSTSVRPAGRNRAFTDVVKLAEMVAPTDSTVLITGESGTGKEVIARYIHRLSERENGPFISVNCGALPENLLESELFGHVKGSFTGAHRDKDGLLVAARGGTFFLDEVAEMSPALQVKLLRALQEREIVPVGATQTVDIDVRIIAATNRDLDQEIRRGTFRSDLYYRLNVIALHLPPLRDREDDIALLAEYFLRRLAEETGQEIHLSDDAVEALQRYDWPGNVRELENALERAAILTKGATIPVESLPTRIVEPAPAPLISDRPAANPTLELVERAYILWVLQAEGGNKARAAEVLGIDPSTLYRKLSRYELSEA comes from the coding sequence ATGGCGACAGAGCGAGTTGAAAACGGGAACGGCAACGGCGCGGGGAACGGCGCACGTGTGCTGATCATCGATGACGAGCGGTCGATCCTCGACACCGTGCAGATCCTGCTGCGGGGCGAGGGCTTCGACGTCGAGACGATGCAGAACCCGCGCGAGGCGCTGGCCCGCATCGATGACCTTGCGCCCGACATCGTGCTGACGGATATCCGGATGCCCGGACTGAGCGGCCTGGAGGTGCTCGCTGCTCTGCGCGAGCATGATGTCGAGATCCCCGTCATCCTCATGACCGCGCAGGCGTCGCTCCAGAGCGCCGTCCAGGCGGTCAACGAGGGCGCGTTCTACTACCTGCAGAAGCCGTTCAGCAATGCCGAGCTGGTCGCGCTGGTGCGCCGCGCGGCGGAGTCCCGCCTCCTCACGCGCGAGAACAAGGCACTCAAGCGCGAGATCCGCCGGCGTGATGATTCCACCTCCGTGCGCCCCGCCGGCCGCAATCGCGCATTCACGGACGTGGTGAAACTGGCCGAGATGGTCGCTCCTACCGACTCGACCGTGCTCATTACGGGTGAGAGCGGCACCGGTAAGGAAGTCATTGCGCGCTACATCCACAGACTGTCGGAGCGCGAAAACGGTCCGTTCATCTCCGTCAACTGCGGCGCACTGCCGGAGAACCTGCTCGAGTCTGAGCTGTTCGGCCATGTGAAGGGCAGCTTCACCGGCGCGCACAGGGACAAGGACGGCCTGCTCGTCGCTGCACGCGGCGGCACCTTCTTTCTCGACGAGGTCGCGGAAATGTCACCGGCGCTCCAGGTCAAGCTGCTGCGCGCGCTGCAGGAACGTGAGATCGTGCCAGTCGGCGCCACCCAGACGGTGGACATCGATGTGCGCATCATCGCCGCGACGAACCGCGACCTCGACCAGGAGATCCGGCGCGGCACGTTCCGCAGCGATCTCTACTACCGTCTGAATGTGATCGCACTCCATCTGCCGCCGCTGCGCGATCGCGAGGACGACATTGCACTGCTGGCAGAGTACTTCCTCCGGCGCCTGGCCGAGGAGACCGGTCAGGAGATCCATCTGAGCGATGACGCCGTCGAAGCGCTCCAGCGCTATGACTGGCCGGGCAACGTGCGCGAGCTGGAGAACGCCCTCGAGCGTGCCGCCATTCTGACCAAGGGTGCGACGATCCCGGTGGAGTCCCTGCCGACCCGCATCGTCGAGCCTGCGCCCGCTCCGCTCATCTCGGACAGGCCGGCGGCCAATCCCACACTCGAGCTGGTCGAACGCGCCTACATCCTGTGGGTTCTGCAGGCGGAGGGCGGTAACAAGGCACGGGCCGCGGAAGTCCTCGGCATCGACCCGTCGACACTCTATCGCAAACTCAGCCGATACGAATTGAGCGAAGCATGA
- a CDS encoding glycosyltransferase family 2 protein: MNENVTARCRVSIVMPVYNEARTVEYAIRRLRTVPLNMELICIDDGSRDGTRDVLARLHEEGVIDNLILQERNQGKGAAVRRGIQAATGDVTVIQDADLEYDPFDLPALLGPILDNRADVVFGSRFLGGPHRVLYFWHSVGNGLLTLISNMFTDLNLTDMETCYKMARTGLLKSLPLKTDRFGIEPELTARFSQAQARIYEVPISYNGRTYAEGKKINWKDGVAAFWHIFRSNVLDRKAEPYDRAIESGHGEHAGAHARVSAIGEGRDAGVPPGNDAAGERWAAGRRHRDDGVGARADRTDARRTDADMDAPVTSAGGDGAGHTR, encoded by the coding sequence ATGAATGAGAACGTGACAGCCAGATGCAGGGTCTCGATCGTCATGCCCGTCTACAACGAGGCGCGCACCGTCGAGTACGCCATCCGTCGCCTGCGCACGGTGCCCCTGAACATGGAGCTGATCTGTATCGATGACGGCTCACGTGACGGTACGCGCGATGTCCTCGCGCGTCTGCACGAGGAAGGCGTCATCGACAACCTGATCCTCCAGGAGCGCAACCAGGGGAAGGGTGCCGCCGTCCGCCGGGGCATCCAGGCCGCGACGGGCGATGTCACCGTCATCCAGGACGCCGACCTGGAGTACGACCCGTTCGACCTGCCGGCGCTGCTCGGGCCGATCCTCGACAACCGGGCGGACGTCGTGTTCGGCAGCCGCTTCCTCGGCGGGCCGCACCGGGTGCTGTACTTCTGGCACAGCGTCGGCAACGGACTGCTCACGCTCATCTCGAACATGTTCACGGACCTGAACCTCACAGACATGGAGACGTGCTACAAGATGGCACGTACCGGCCTGCTTAAGAGTCTGCCGCTCAAGACGGACCGCTTCGGCATCGAGCCGGAGCTGACGGCGCGCTTCTCACAGGCCCAGGCCCGCATCTACGAAGTGCCGATCAGCTACAACGGCCGGACGTACGCTGAGGGCAAGAAGATCAACTGGAAGGACGGGGTCGCCGCGTTCTGGCACATCTTCCGGTCGAACGTACTCGACCGGAAGGCGGAACCATACGACCGTGCGATCGAGAGCGGCCATGGAGAGCACGCGGGCGCGCACGCGCGCGTGTCGGCCATTGGCGAAGGCCGTGATGCAGGTGTGCCGCCTGGCAACGATGCCGCCGGCGAGCGCTGGGCGGCCGGGCGCCGCCACAGGGACGACGGCGTGGGCGCGCGTGCAGATCGCACCGATGCGCGGCGTACCGATGCGGACATGGACGCCCCCGTCACATCGGCTGGCGGTGACGGCGCGGGACATACGAGGTAG
- the rfbD gene encoding dTDP-4-dehydrorhamnose reductase, translating to MRILVTGAGGLLGRDVVRQLGQRGHEAIACDRRMLDITDAARAGEVVLRSAPDAVLHCAAFTNVDAAESSPDDAFRVNVDGTENIARAAAAAGARFMYVSTDYVFDGESAQPYRPDAARNPLSVYGRSKLGGEDAARLAGDWIVARVSWVYGRGGSNFGSRALDRARAGETLRAFTDLLSVPTWVSDAAATLLTLFERSAPSGVYHANNAGGATWYDFALAALAAAGVEATVEPTSIADANLPATRPRYSVMDVSATAALVGPVRTWSDALTAAVAGGL from the coding sequence GTGCGCATTCTCGTGACGGGTGCAGGCGGCCTGCTGGGACGCGATGTCGTGCGTCAGCTGGGGCAGCGCGGTCATGAAGCGATTGCGTGCGACCGCCGCATGCTCGACATCACGGATGCTGCGCGGGCGGGCGAGGTCGTACTTCGCTCTGCACCCGACGCCGTGCTGCATTGTGCAGCATTCACGAACGTGGATGCCGCGGAGTCGTCACCGGACGATGCCTTCCGGGTGAACGTCGATGGTACGGAGAACATTGCGCGCGCTGCCGCCGCGGCGGGTGCGCGGTTCATGTACGTGTCGACGGACTACGTGTTCGATGGTGAATCGGCGCAGCCCTACAGGCCGGACGCCGCGCGGAATCCGTTGAGCGTGTACGGCCGGTCGAAGCTGGGTGGGGAGGACGCAGCGCGCCTGGCAGGTGACTGGATCGTTGCACGTGTCAGCTGGGTGTATGGTCGTGGCGGATCGAATTTCGGATCGCGTGCGCTCGATCGTGCCCGCGCAGGCGAGACGCTGCGCGCGTTCACGGATCTGCTCTCCGTGCCCACCTGGGTGTCCGATGCGGCGGCGACGCTGCTGACACTGTTCGAGCGCTCGGCGCCGTCCGGCGTGTATCACGCGAACAACGCCGGTGGCGCCACCTGGTACGATTTCGCGCTCGCCGCGCTCGCCGCGGCTGGCGTCGAAGCGACCGTGGAGCCGACGAGCATCGCGGATGCAAATCTGCCGGCGACGCGGCCGCGTTACTCCGTAATGGATGTGTCCGCCACGGCGGCGCTGGTGGGGCCGGTGAGGACCTGGTCGGATGCACTTACGGCGGCAGTAGCGGGAGGACTGTGA